AGCGGTCGGGGAGCGCCCGGAAGAGCCCGCGGCCGTCGTGGCCGATCGTCGAGGGCTTGCCGTGGACGACCGCCTCGGCGTGGCCGACCGGCGCACCGGCGACCGCACACAGCGCCTGGTGGCCGAGACAGACCCCGAGCGTCGGATAGTCGAGTTCGCGGAAGATCGGCATCGAGACGCCCGCCTCCTGCGGGGTCCCCGGGCCGGGCGAGACGACGATCGCGTCGGGGTCGATCTCGCGGACGCCCGCTACGTCGACCGCGTCGTTCCGGCGGACGAGTACCTCGCCGTCGACGACCTCGGGGAGCCAGTCGGTCGTCGTGACGACTTCCCCCACGTACTGGACGAGGTTGTAGGCGAAGGAGTCGTAGTTGTCGACGACGAGCACGGTCAGCCCCCCGGTGCGGTCGACCGCGGTCGCGTCGGCGGCGAGGCGGTCGTCGTCGGTGGCGGAGCCGGCGTCGGGATCGACCGACGGGACGCTCCCGACGCCGGGCGCGGAGGGCTCAGTCATGGTCCCCCACGGTGAAGGCGGCGCGGTCGCCGAGCGCCGCGTCGACGGCGGTCACGAGCGCCCGCCCCTTGTCGAGCGTCTCCTCGAACTCCCGGTCGGGGACGGAATCGTGGACGATCCCTGCCCCCACGCGGAGGTGGTACTCCTCGCCGTCGCGCACGAGCGTCCGGATGACGATGTTCAG
The window above is part of the Halosimplex rubrum genome. Proteins encoded here:
- a CDS encoding anthranilate synthase component II, whose translation is MTEPSAPGVGSVPSVDPDAGSATDDDRLAADATAVDRTGGLTVLVVDNYDSFAYNLVQYVGEVVTTTDWLPEVVDGEVLVRRNDAVDVAGVREIDPDAIVVSPGPGTPQEAGVSMPIFRELDYPTLGVCLGHQALCAVAGAPVGHAEAVVHGKPSTIGHDGRGLFRALPDRFEVGRYHSLAVERADLPDSLIETAHTGGVSGSEATGGSSDERSEFDGEAGVLMGVRHRERPHVGVQFHPESILTEHGKQMVETFCRMALEGSL